CGGGTCAATGTTCCGGCGTAGATATCAAGTCCCATTATGATGCCTCCTTTTTTGTCTGTACGGTCATTCTTTTGCCGGAGCGAACAGTCGGTCAATCTTCTCCAGATTGTATTCCAAGATCCAGTCATTGAATTGATGATAGAGCGGCAGTAGCAGCTCCCGTGAGCCGCCCAGTATATCCAACCCACGGTCATCGTACAGATGGTAGAGGAATGGCCCCGGCCCGGTCAGATAGACGCTGGACACAAAGCCGTTCCAGCCGCCGATGTCCCCCAGAATGATCTCCTGGAGAAGCCGCTCCGGTTGAAAGCTGATTTTGCTGAGATCCCAGTAAAACTGTACTTGTGCATATGTATCCCCGTCCTCGTCCATCATGGTCGCTGTGACCTGCTCATGCGGGGCAGGAAGTGCGGCCCTCTGCTGGATGGCCGTCAGCAGGGACTCGACAGGTTTTTCTTCGGGATACCCGTCAATCCGCAGAATACCCGGCGGCGCTGGAAGGTTCCGGTAGATCATAATCGCCCGCTCCAGTGCGCCTTGAACATAGGCGGGGTTTGGAGTTAGTTTCTCGGTGTTCTCGTCCGAATAGGTGCATTCCAGATAGACTGGTTCATCTCCGCCGATTTCAAACCGGATGGCGACCGGGGCATGATGGAACAGCGGATGTTCCAGCCACGCCATACCAAGATTATGTAAGATGGTGTCAAAATCCTCCGCCAGCATTGCACACCTCCACTATTTCCACTCAAAGGGCTCCTTTAAGTGGCATTTCTCCATAATTTTCTTTTCCAAAGCTTCATAGGCATCCATATCCTCTGGCTGCGCTGGAATACCCTTTTCCCACCAATAACCGTTCCCATAGTAGAAAAACATGGCCCAGTAATAAGGCCGGTCATGGCTGAATATCGCCACTCCCACGGCATCGGCCACTGGCTCTGCCAGCGGTGCGCGTTCCACTGTCTGAGAGGCTTCCTCATAGGAGATCCCCACCAGCTCCACCAGCAGGTGCTTCACCAGTTCGCAGAAGCTATACTGGTTGAAGATGACCTGACCATTCTCATCTTTGAACACAAGTCCATCTCTCACCATAGTATTTCTCTCCGTTTCTTAACCTGCATCCTTGGCATGGGCATAGTCCCGTCAAGTCATCTCATACAGCAGGGCAGCGTCGCTCTGCACCAGCTCCAGATGGGAGCGCAGCGTTTCAAGTCCGCTTTGCACCGCCTCGGTGGGCAGCTCCCAGTCTGCGGCAATTTCGGCGGCCAGCTCCGGGAGGCTCTGCTCCCGCAGAGTTGCCAGCAGTTCAGACGCCAGCTCTCCCTCCAGCAGAGCGCAGTCCAGAGTGTTCTCCGTCTGGGGAGCGGGAAATCGGACATCCAGATCCAGCTCGCTCTCACACCAGTCCCAGATGGCCATGTAGACCGCGCCGGAGCAGTCACCGTTGGACAGCTCCTGCCGCTGACCGTCTTTGAGCAGATAAAAGGATGCGATCTGTGACATGGCAGTTCCTCCTGAATGTTATTCTTTCTCCATCAGCCCTTCGGCCTGCATCCGGATCACATAGAAAGCCCGTACCCAGTCCAGTTCCTGCTCCATGGATTCCTCCAAAGCCAGCAGGCGGCGCTTTCCCAGCCTGCGGTCCAGAAGGGCGAGGATGCGGACAAGGGGATTCTTGCTGACAAGGCTTTTCTCAATGCTCTGGTTGTCAAATTCATGAAATGCCTCATAGAAAAAACCGTTGTCAAAACAGCCATCGTTCAGTGTCCCTTCATGGGCCAGCCGAAAAGGGGCCGTTCGATCGTCCTGGCCGATGCCCTCCCGCCGCAGGGCCTGA
This DNA window, taken from Dysosmobacter welbionis, encodes the following:
- a CDS encoding SF0329 family protein, translated to MSTWSGIRNKLENDYLCPTLRGHIQYFAASYWESHDQTGRAAIRLDGVEVLRSNYYAYEQNYWNRYQALRREGIGQDDRTAPFRLAHEGTLNDGCFDNGFFYEAFHEFDNQSIEKSLVSKNPLVRILALLDRRLGKRRLLALEESMEQELDWVRAFYVIRMQAEGLMEKE
- a CDS encoding DUF3885 domain-containing protein, whose product is MLAEDFDTILHNLGMAWLEHPLFHHAPVAIRFEIGGDEPVYLECTYSDENTEKLTPNPAYVQGALERAIMIYRNLPAPPGILRIDGYPEEKPVESLLTAIQQRAALPAPHEQVTATMMDEDGDTYAQVQFYWDLSKISFQPERLLQEIILGDIGGWNGFVSSVYLTGPGPFLYHLYDDRGLDILGGSRELLLPLYHQFNDWILEYNLEKIDRLFAPAKE